One segment of Helicobacter sp. MIT 05-5293 DNA contains the following:
- a CDS encoding DUF448 domain-containing protein — MKQSKQIRMCIKCRKRFKQKELLRLQCKNDSLCSFSGKGRSFYVCEECIHHSKTLSVIIKINKLKASENHAVILKEIYNLWEK; from the coding sequence ATGAAGCAAAGCAAACAAATACGAATGTGTATCAAATGTCGCAAAAGATTCAAACAAAAGGAGCTACTTCGGCTACAATGTAAGAATGATTCCCTATGCAGTTTTAGCGGGAAAGGTAGAAGCTTTTATGTGTGTGAAGAATGTATCCATCATTCTAAGACACTTTCTGTTATTATCAAAATCAACAAACTCAAAGCCAGCGAAAATCATGCGGTGATTCTAAAGGAGATATATAATCTATGGGAAAAGTGA
- a CDS encoding DUF2972 domain-containing protein, with amino-acid sequence MGEISASRAFETMKDLSDKLGFEPPKEEEREDYAQREYGDVYFLLPLFLNLDCGGDIITLVIDKYNHSQKHTDMTENLVPSSYQNNVDLEKLRVYIKNQDLDKLSANLSFVQSEVKETLDTILDIVATRRANNLSEKDVLEYFKLNPQVARDFKAIFDQEYQILKRERPELIESWKYYQEFERLCGEL; translated from the coding sequence ATGGGTGAAATCTCTGCAAGTCGTGCCTTTGAGACAATGAAAGACTTAAGCGATAAGCTTGGATTTGAACCACCCAAAGAAGAGGAAAGAGAAGATTACGCACAAAGAGAATACGGAGATGTTTATTTTCTCTTGCCTTTATTTCTGAATCTTGACTGCGGGGGCGATATTATCACGCTTGTGATAGATAAATACAATCATAGTCAAAAACACACAGATATGACTGAAAATCTCGTGCCTTCTTCTTATCAAAACAATGTGGATTTGGAAAAATTAAGAGTTTATATCAAAAATCAAGACCTTGATAAACTCTCTGCAAATCTCTCATTTGTGCAATCTGAAGTCAAGGAAACTTTGGATACGATTCTTGATATTGTCGCCACAAGACGCGCAAATAATCTTAGTGAAAAAGATGTGTTAGAATATTTCAAGCTCAATCCACAAGTCGCAAGAGATTTTAAAGCAATCTTTGATCAAGAGTATCAAATCCTAAAGCGAGAAAGACCCGAATTGATAGAATCTTGGAAATATTATCAAGAGTTTGAGAGATTATGTGGGGAGTTGTAA
- a CDS encoding septum site-determining protein MinC has translation MLKTRQKTIKFFEFEAGEDEQTYIDFISKNFPLLKYHTLAFKGEISTKLESFLQSLNLPFMYVGEALPESRTPKSTTTLKTDPSDDKSSLSAVSKTLFIEKIIRSGEEIIHNGDIIIDTKVNNGARIFSKGNLILLDECYGNVECEGEYLLCHKIFAPAILFQGVLIGESFLQTINQSNAQLKIIRKIDDDVIIKDLK, from the coding sequence ATGCTTAAAACACGGCAAAAGACGATCAAATTTTTTGAGTTTGAAGCAGGCGAAGATGAGCAAACTTATATTGATTTTATCAGCAAAAATTTTCCTCTTCTTAAATATCATACGCTTGCTTTTAAAGGAGAGATTAGCACAAAATTAGAATCATTTTTGCAATCTTTAAATCTACCCTTTATGTATGTGGGTGAAGCACTCCCAGAATCTCGCACACCAAAGTCTACAACGACTTTAAAAACAGACCCATCGGATGATAAATCTTCTCTTTCTGCCGTATCTAAGACTTTATTTATTGAAAAAATTATTCGTAGTGGGGAAGAGATTATCCATAATGGTGATATTATTATTGATACAAAAGTTAATAATGGCGCAAGAATCTTTAGTAAAGGCAATCTCATACTTTTAGATGAGTGTTATGGGAATGTTGAATGTGAAGGGGAATATCTTTTGTGTCATAAGATTTTTGCACCCGCGATTTTGTTTCAAGGTGTGTTGATTGGTGAATCATTTTTACAAACAATTAACCAAAGCAATGCACAATTAAAAATAATTCGCAAAATAGACGATGATGTCATTATAAAGGACTTAAAATGA
- a CDS encoding DedA family protein: MEATISSLEKWGYILLFFYSLGGGYVGLITAAIMSTLDKMDLYIVIVVSGVGNFVGSTMLAFLARYQKKEITSFLSKHKRKLALAQIWTRKYGSWLIIFCKYLYGIKTIVPLSIGMMNFNLKKFSFVNAIACVIWAIVVGLLGYYASGMVVKILESVDAHSYLIPLVFLALGIGFYLLLKRISQKARKTL, from the coding sequence ATGGAAGCTACAATTAGCTCATTAGAAAAATGGGGATATATCTTACTCTTCTTTTATTCATTAGGAGGCGGCTATGTAGGCTTAATCACCGCAGCCATAATGAGCACATTAGACAAAATGGATCTTTATATCGTTATTGTTGTTTCGGGTGTAGGCAATTTTGTAGGAAGCACGATGCTTGCCTTTCTCGCTCGATACCAAAAAAAGGAAATTACTTCTTTTTTGAGCAAACATAAACGCAAACTCGCATTAGCTCAAATTTGGACAAGAAAATACGGATCATGGCTGATTATTTTTTGTAAATACCTTTATGGTATCAAAACGATTGTGCCTTTGAGCATAGGAATGATGAATTTTAATTTAAAGAAATTTTCGTTCGTCAATGCTATTGCCTGTGTGATTTGGGCGATTGTCGTAGGGCTTTTAGGATATTATGCAAGCGGTATGGTGGTAAAGATTCTCGAAAGTGTTGATGCGCATTCATACCTTATCCCTCTTGTTTTTTTGGCACTAGGCATAGGATTTTATCTGCTTCTTAAGAGAATCTCTCAAAAAGCACGCAAAACATTATAA
- the yedE gene encoding YedE family putative selenium transporter: MKIAILPILAGAIFGVIAPVLVYFGNPGNMGVCAACFTRDIAGALNLHQAGIVQYIRPEIIGLIIGALVASLLFREFRPRAGSAPIVRFWLGVFAMIGALVFLGCPWRMWLRLSAGDWTAIAGVFGLVFGILIGIFFLKRGFSLGRNRPASKIIGLVFPLFALGLLGLLFWGLTGEETPIKFSEKGPGSMHAPLIISLVAGLFLGIIFQKSRFCMIAAVRDTILMRDTHILQGVVALVVVAFITNLALGFFHPGFENQPIAHNDTLWNFLGMALAGIAFTLAGGCPGRQIILSGEGDGDAAVFVLGLLVGAAFAHNFSLASSPAGIGANAPMAVIIGFIFCLLVAIFAREKRS; this comes from the coding sequence ATGAAAATCGCTATTTTACCCATTCTAGCAGGAGCTATTTTTGGTGTCATTGCTCCTGTTCTTGTTTATTTTGGTAATCCCGGCAATATGGGAGTATGTGCGGCGTGCTTCACACGCGACATTGCAGGCGCGCTCAATCTTCATCAAGCAGGGATTGTGCAATACATTCGTCCTGAAATTATTGGATTAATCATCGGTGCATTAGTTGCATCATTGCTTTTTAGAGAATTTCGCCCACGCGCAGGAAGTGCGCCGATTGTGCGCTTTTGGCTTGGTGTGTTTGCGATGATTGGTGCATTAGTATTTTTAGGCTGCCCTTGGAGAATGTGGCTAAGACTAAGTGCTGGGGATTGGACTGCAATTGCAGGGGTTTTTGGGCTAGTCTTTGGAATCCTTATTGGTATATTCTTCCTTAAGCGCGGATTCTCACTCGGACGCAACCGCCCTGCAAGTAAGATTATAGGGCTTGTCTTCCCACTCTTTGCATTAGGATTGCTCGGGCTTCTCTTTTGGGGGCTTACAGGAGAGGAAACGCCGATTAAATTCTCTGAAAAAGGACCCGGCTCCATGCACGCTCCGCTCATTATTTCACTTGTCGCAGGGCTATTTTTGGGGATTATCTTTCAAAAAAGCCGATTTTGTATGATTGCCGCCGTGCGTGATACAATCCTTATGCGCGATACGCACATTTTACAAGGCGTGGTTGCATTAGTCGTTGTTGCATTCATCACCAATCTTGCATTAGGATTCTTTCATCCGGGATTTGAGAATCAACCTATTGCGCACAACGACACACTTTGGAATTTCTTAGGTATGGCTTTAGCTGGAATCGCATTTACTTTGGCAGGGGGTTGTCCGGGAAGACAGATTATCCTTAGCGGCGAAGGAGATGGCGATGCAGCGGTGTTTGTGCTTGGGCTTCTTGTGGGTGCAGCATTTGCGCATAATTTTTCCCTTGCTAGCTCACCAGCAGGGATTGGAGCAAACGCACCTATGGCAGTCATCATAGGCTTTATTTTCTGCTTACTTGTGGCAATTTTTGCAAGAGAAAAAAGGAGTTGA
- the thrB gene encoding homoserine kinase, with protein sequence MIVSVPATSANLGPGFDTLGLALDLKNTFHITPSKLMSIHIVGEGENRPKLLVDNVFVKIFNEILEQNQYEARPFKFLFHNQIPISRGLGSSSAVIIGAIFSAYHIMQKPIDKHEILNLALKYENHPDNITPALFGGFNVAMLESQEVVSLQKPIPSEIKAVVVVPYTTMSTRFSRRTLPKKYTAKDAVFNLSHACVLTSAFMSGNWELLRLASKDRFHQDVRMKNFPVLFKVQKTALECGALMSTLSGSGSSFLNICYQEDSVLLKEKLEKKFPKFRIFELAFDNLGATLIES encoded by the coding sequence GTGATTGTTTCTGTTCCTGCCACAAGTGCTAATCTTGGACCGGGTTTTGATACCTTAGGTTTGGCACTTGATCTTAAAAATACTTTTCATATCACACCCTCAAAGCTGATGAGCATTCATATTGTGGGTGAGGGTGAAAATCGCCCCAAACTGCTTGTAGATAATGTATTTGTCAAAATTTTTAATGAAATCTTGGAGCAAAATCAATACGAAGCGCGTCCTTTTAAGTTTTTGTTTCACAATCAGATTCCTATTTCTCGCGGGCTTGGTTCAAGTTCGGCTGTGATTATCGGGGCGATTTTTAGCGCGTATCATATAATGCAAAAGCCTATTGATAAGCATGAGATTCTGAATCTTGCTCTTAAATATGAAAACCACCCAGATAATATCACACCTGCACTTTTTGGCGGATTTAATGTTGCAATGTTAGAATCTCAAGAGGTTGTGAGCCTACAAAAACCTATTCCTTCGGAGATTAAAGCCGTTGTTGTTGTGCCTTATACAACAATGTCTACGAGATTCTCTCGGCGCACTTTGCCTAAAAAATATACTGCCAAAGACGCTGTATTTAACCTCTCTCATGCTTGTGTGCTGACTTCAGCATTTATGAGTGGGAATTGGGAGCTTTTAAGATTGGCAAGCAAGGACAGATTTCACCAAGATGTGCGAATGAAAAATTTCCCTGTCCTTTTTAAGGTGCAAAAAACTGCCCTTGAGTGCGGAGCATTGATGAGCACACTTTCTGGGAGTGGTTCATCATTTTTAAATATTTGTTATCAAGAAGATAGTGTTTTGCTTAAAGAAAAACTAGAAAAAAAATTTCCTAAATTCAGAATCTTTGAATTAGCTTTTGATAATCTCGGTGCAACTCTCATAGAATCGTGA
- a CDS encoding DUF3343 domain-containing protein yields the protein MIKGYILVFTTSSAFESEEILKNLRIFVKLVPTPREFSSDCGIAVYFEAENEANFDKILCALEGQGIQYEMKRI from the coding sequence ATGATTAAGGGCTATATTCTTGTATTTACGACTTCTAGCGCATTTGAAAGTGAGGAGATTCTAAAAAATCTTAGAATCTTTGTCAAGCTCGTCCCTACTCCACGCGAATTTTCAAGTGATTGCGGGATTGCTGTGTATTTTGAAGCAGAAAATGAAGCAAATTTTGATAAGATTCTCTGTGCGCTTGAGGGGCAGGGAATCCAATATGAGATGAAAAGAATCTAA
- the infB gene encoding translation initiation factor IF-2, which produces MGKVRLSEIATETAKNAKLVYEKALEMGLSVKTPSSSVSQEDAAALFEFLMSGVNPRANETKETSKKTKSTKTKTSAESKSSTKEVAKTTTRKTTKTKSKQTESTDLASIEQPEEVVKVESPEESPSQAAPAPVLETKPKAGLRIVRKNNTSNVAQAQTPAESAKKDEHKKNAPSYKELLANTAQEESKKNKKEKSKPKTIQKHTDQKMNILDNRDISFHSDYDEEQDEIVLFDLNEQEVRDEEEENQIRQTITERVHIHRKNPWMNEGSIRRGGKRKKTAKVSKNLDKTRGPIAIPEEIRVYEFAEAVKIELKDVIKVLFNLGVMATKNDFLDRDAIEILADEFELEISIHNTQESVLIESEVSSDAPLAERPPVVTIMGHVDHGKTSLLDFIRQSRIASGEAGGITQHIGAYMVEKNGKMISFIDTPGHEAFTQMRSRGAQVTDIAIIVIAADDGVKQQTIEALNHAKAADVQIIIAMNKMDKENANPDKLKAECAELGFTPNEWGGEYEFIPISAKTGEGVETLLETILIQAEVLELKANNQCRAKAIVLEASLEKGRGPVATIIMQNGMLKVGDSVVADTAFGRVRALLDDRGRMIDKLLPSGVAVVTGLSEVPSAGAVLQSVENDAIAREYAQKRALYLRQKELSKSTKVTFDELGEMVAKGQLKTLPLIVKADTQGSLEAIKASLEKLNNDEVRINVIASGVGGISESDIALCATSANSLILGFNVRPTGSVKAKAKELCVQIKTYSIIYTLIDDIKSLLGGLMSPIFEEENTGQAEVRETFNIPKVGTVAGCMVVDGSIQRGIKVRLIRDGVVIHNGLIASLKRFKDDAKEVSKGYECGIMLENYNDVKVGDVFETYKEITKTKTL; this is translated from the coding sequence ATGGGAAAAGTGAGACTATCCGAGATAGCTACAGAAACGGCTAAAAATGCTAAATTGGTTTATGAAAAAGCACTTGAAATGGGCTTAAGCGTGAAAACCCCTTCAAGTTCTGTTAGCCAAGAAGATGCAGCTGCATTATTTGAATTTCTTATGAGTGGTGTGAATCCTCGTGCGAACGAAACCAAAGAGACTTCTAAAAAAACAAAAAGCACCAAAACCAAAACTTCAGCTGAAAGCAAGAGTAGCACAAAAGAAGTAGCCAAAACTACAACTAGAAAGACTACCAAAACTAAAAGCAAACAGACAGAATCTACTGATTTGGCATCTATAGAACAACCCGAAGAGGTAGTAAAAGTAGAATCTCCTGAAGAATCTCCCTCTCAAGCTGCTCCTGCACCTGTATTGGAGACAAAGCCAAAAGCAGGTCTTCGTATTGTTCGCAAAAATAATACAAGTAATGTAGCACAAGCACAAACTCCAGCTGAAAGTGCTAAAAAAGATGAGCATAAAAAGAATGCTCCTAGTTATAAAGAATTGCTTGCAAATACAGCTCAAGAAGAGAGCAAAAAGAACAAAAAAGAAAAGTCAAAACCTAAGACGATCCAAAAGCATACGGATCAAAAGATGAATATCTTAGATAATCGTGATATTTCATTCCATTCGGATTATGATGAAGAACAAGATGAAATCGTGCTTTTTGACCTCAATGAGCAAGAAGTGCGAGATGAGGAAGAAGAGAATCAAATCCGACAAACCATTACCGAGCGTGTGCATATTCACAGAAAAAATCCTTGGATGAATGAGGGCAGCATACGAAGAGGCGGAAAAAGAAAAAAGACTGCTAAAGTTTCAAAGAATCTTGACAAAACAAGAGGTCCTATTGCTATCCCTGAAGAGATTCGTGTCTATGAATTTGCAGAAGCGGTGAAAATTGAGCTTAAAGATGTGATTAAAGTGCTTTTTAACTTAGGGGTGATGGCGACTAAAAACGATTTCTTAGATCGTGATGCGATTGAGATTCTCGCAGATGAGTTTGAGCTTGAAATATCGATTCATAATACTCAAGAGAGTGTCCTTATTGAATCTGAAGTTTCTTCCGATGCGCCTTTGGCAGAGCGTCCTCCTGTAGTAACAATTATGGGACATGTTGATCATGGGAAAACTTCTTTGCTTGATTTTATTCGTCAATCTCGTATCGCAAGCGGTGAAGCTGGAGGTATCACGCAACATATTGGCGCGTATATGGTAGAGAAGAATGGCAAAATGATCAGTTTTATTGACACACCCGGGCATGAAGCATTTACACAAATGCGAAGTCGTGGAGCGCAAGTTACAGATATTGCGATTATTGTTATAGCTGCTGATGATGGTGTCAAGCAGCAAACAATCGAAGCACTTAACCACGCTAAGGCTGCTGATGTTCAAATTATTATCGCTATGAATAAAATGGATAAAGAAAATGCCAACCCTGATAAATTGAAAGCAGAATGTGCGGAGCTTGGATTCACACCTAATGAATGGGGTGGAGAGTATGAGTTTATTCCTATTTCGGCTAAAACCGGTGAGGGTGTAGAAACATTACTAGAGACGATTTTGATACAAGCCGAAGTGCTTGAGCTTAAAGCCAATAATCAATGTCGTGCCAAAGCAATTGTTTTGGAGGCAAGTCTTGAAAAGGGACGAGGACCTGTGGCAACGATTATTATGCAAAATGGTATGTTAAAGGTGGGTGATTCCGTTGTGGCTGATACCGCCTTTGGGAGAGTAAGGGCATTGCTTGATGATAGAGGAAGAATGATTGATAAACTTCTTCCTTCGGGCGTAGCAGTCGTTACAGGACTTTCTGAAGTGCCTAGTGCAGGTGCGGTGTTGCAAAGTGTTGAAAATGATGCCATAGCACGAGAATATGCACAAAAACGCGCTTTGTATTTGCGACAAAAAGAACTTAGTAAATCTACTAAGGTTACTTTTGATGAATTGGGAGAGATGGTTGCAAAAGGGCAACTTAAAACACTTCCTTTGATTGTGAAAGCCGATACACAAGGCAGTCTTGAGGCTATCAAGGCGAGTTTGGAGAAACTCAACAATGATGAGGTGCGAATCAATGTCATTGCATCAGGCGTAGGAGGCATTAGCGAAAGTGATATTGCCTTGTGCGCGACAAGTGCAAATAGCCTTATTTTAGGTTTTAATGTTCGTCCTACCGGTAGTGTGAAAGCTAAGGCTAAAGAGCTGTGCGTGCAAATCAAGACTTATTCTATTATCTACACTCTGATTGATGATATTAAATCGTTGCTTGGAGGCTTGATGTCGCCTATTTTTGAAGAAGAAAACACAGGACAAGCCGAAGTAAGAGAGACATTTAATATCCCTAAAGTAGGCACTGTCGCTGGTTGTATGGTCGTTGATGGCAGTATCCAACGCGGTATTAAGGTGCGATTAATCCGTGATGGTGTGGTGATTCATAATGGTCTTATTGCTTCACTTAAACGTTTTAAAGATGATGCAAAAGAGGTTTCTAAGGGTTATGAATGTGGTATTATGCTTGAAAATTATAATGATGTAAAAGTAGGTGATGTTTTTGAAACCTACAAGGAAATTACAAAAACAAAGACATTGTAA
- a CDS encoding aminotransferase class V-fold PLP-dependent enzyme, whose amino-acid sequence MQKTYIYLDNAATTFPKAPGVKEAVIEFLENIGASAGRSGHSLSIESGRILYQTRRLLADLVGLRDCKRVLFTLNATMAINTLLQGFLKENDIVVVTQMEHNAIKRPLNALKNRLKLEVREIPCNSTHTLDLKKAKAMLKGAKLLACAHINNVSGAMIPLEDLSALAKAHNVAFLLDGAQSVGCVEMNDVMQQVDFLALSAHKGLLSPMGVGALVIADSFDTECISPLIFGGTGSLSETEIQPSFLPDRFESGTPNMHGITGLKAGLEWIKAKGVAKIHQHELLLREQLISGLSRIPKLKIYQTQGRSGGTLSVDLPHYTLSRIGEILDREFGICVRVGLHCSPSSHKSLGSFERGGTIRLSPGAFNTNTEIESVITAFQEIAKRDSND is encoded by the coding sequence ATGCAGAAAACATACATTTACCTAGACAATGCTGCGACCACTTTTCCCAAAGCTCCGGGCGTCAAAGAAGCCGTTATTGAGTTTTTGGAAAATATCGGTGCGAGTGCGGGACGAAGCGGACATTCTCTCTCCATAGAATCTGGCAGAATCCTTTATCAAACGCGGAGACTTTTGGCTGATTTGGTCGGCTTGAGAGATTGTAAGCGCGTCCTTTTTACACTCAATGCTACAATGGCAATCAATACGCTTTTGCAAGGATTCCTCAAAGAAAATGATATTGTCGTGGTTACCCAAATGGAACACAATGCAATTAAACGCCCGCTTAATGCGCTAAAAAACCGCCTTAAGTTAGAAGTGCGGGAGATTCCGTGTAACTCCACACACACGCTTGATTTGAAAAAAGCAAAAGCAATGCTTAAAGGCGCAAAACTCCTAGCATGTGCGCATATTAATAATGTCAGCGGTGCAATGATTCCGCTAGAGGATTTGAGCGCACTTGCCAAAGCTCACAATGTCGCTTTCTTGCTTGATGGAGCACAGAGTGTCGGCTGTGTAGAGATGAATGATGTGATGCAACAAGTAGATTTTCTAGCCCTTAGTGCGCACAAAGGCTTACTCTCACCTATGGGAGTAGGCGCACTTGTCATAGCGGATTCTTTTGATACAGAATGTATTTCTCCGCTTATTTTCGGAGGCACAGGAAGCCTAAGTGAAACGGAGATTCAGCCGAGCTTCCTACCCGATAGGTTTGAGAGTGGCACGCCCAATATGCACGGAATCACAGGGCTAAAAGCGGGGTTAGAGTGGATTAAAGCAAAAGGTGTCGCTAAGATTCACCAACACGAATTGCTTTTGAGAGAACAACTCATCAGCGGACTTAGCAGAATCCCAAAACTTAAGATTTACCAAACACAAGGGCGAAGTGGCGGGACATTATCAGTAGATTTACCCCATTACACACTCTCACGCATAGGCGAGATTCTAGATAGAGAGTTTGGTATCTGCGTGCGTGTGGGGCTGCATTGCTCTCCTTCTAGTCATAAAAGTTTGGGGAGTTTTGAGCGTGGAGGGACGATTCGCCTAAGTCCGGGAGCTTTTAACACAAACACAGAGATAGAATCTGTGATTACAGCATTCCAAGAAATCGCAAAAAGAGATTCTAATGATTAA
- a CDS encoding ATP-binding cassette domain-containing protein yields METLLQATELSHQFENLLYTDLNLSVKAGESIAILGVSGSGKSTILNNLSTLLPPKKGIVSLLDIENIYQLPAKDLLLLRRLHIGIVFQAHYLFRGFSGIENLQVASILSKQPIDTDILESFGIKDVVHQNIGELSGGQQQRLSIARVLTKKPKIIFADEPTGNLDKQTALKVMEVMFSYIKAQNGALILATHDQDIALLCDRIYHLYDKSLHAVK; encoded by the coding sequence ATGGAAACGCTATTACAAGCAACCGAGCTATCGCATCAGTTTGAAAACCTCCTTTATACTGATTTGAATCTTAGTGTTAAGGCAGGAGAGAGCATTGCGATTTTAGGGGTAAGTGGTAGCGGTAAATCCACCATACTTAATAATCTCTCGACACTTCTTCCACCCAAAAAGGGCATCGTTTCGCTATTAGATATTGAAAATATTTATCAACTCCCTGCAAAAGACCTGCTATTGCTACGCCGTTTGCATATAGGGATTGTTTTTCAAGCCCATTATTTATTTCGCGGTTTCAGCGGTATTGAGAATCTGCAAGTCGCGTCTATTCTCTCCAAACAGCCCATTGATACAGATATTTTAGAATCTTTTGGTATTAAAGATGTCGTGCATCAAAATATCGGTGAGCTTAGTGGAGGGCAGCAACAAAGGCTTTCAATCGCGCGTGTTTTAACCAAAAAACCTAAGATTATTTTTGCCGATGAACCCACAGGGAATCTTGACAAACAAACTGCACTCAAGGTAATGGAAGTGATGTTTTCATATATCAAGGCACAAAATGGTGCTTTGATTCTCGCTACACACGACCAAGATATTGCTCTTTTGTGTGATCGCATTTATCATCTTTATGATAAATCTTTACATGCTGTCAAATAA
- a CDS encoding sulfurtransferase TusA family protein, translating into MVELDVRGLSCPEPVLNLKPLLDKGESEIRVLCSCGASSDNIVRLATNSGYTITSEAQNGEDLEFILKKS; encoded by the coding sequence ATGGTAGAACTTGATGTGCGAGGGCTTAGTTGCCCTGAACCCGTGCTAAATCTCAAACCTTTGCTAGATAAAGGAGAGAGTGAAATTAGAGTGCTTTGCAGTTGTGGTGCGAGTAGCGATAATATCGTGCGCCTTGCTACAAATAGTGGATACACTATCACAAGTGAAGCACAAAATGGCGAGGATTTAGAATTTATCTTGAAAAAATCCTAA
- the lpxC gene encoding UDP-3-O-acyl-N-acetylglucosamine deacetylase has translation MKQKTIKNKVELVGIGLHKGVPVKMVLEPLAVDSGIVFFRSDLGVSIELKMENVIDTTMATVLGKGEAKVSTVEHLLSAIHAYGIDNIRISLNNEEVPIMDGSAIGYCMLLEEAGIVSQNAPKKVIAIKKPIEIKDGEKFVRVEPSDQTIFDFSIDFTHPAIRQQQYKFVFSTKAYKEEIARARTFGFLHEVNYLRSKGLAKGGDMSNCIVLDESRILNKEGLRYKEEFVRHKILDAIGDMAVLNMPLLGTYVSFAGSHKLNHLLTKQLLSDEKSYEIVNLIDQEEESVSDFAYANEIQS, from the coding sequence ATGAAACAAAAAACTATTAAGAATAAAGTTGAGCTTGTAGGCATTGGTCTTCATAAGGGTGTGCCTGTCAAAATGGTGCTTGAACCATTAGCAGTTGATAGCGGGATTGTTTTTTTTCGTTCTGATTTGGGCGTGAGCATTGAGCTTAAAATGGAAAATGTAATTGATACGACAATGGCAACGGTATTAGGAAAAGGCGAAGCGAAAGTTTCTACCGTTGAGCATTTGCTTTCAGCGATACATGCTTATGGTATCGATAATATCAGAATCTCACTCAATAACGAAGAAGTGCCGATTATGGACGGAAGTGCTATTGGGTATTGTATGCTTTTAGAGGAAGCAGGTATTGTTTCTCAAAATGCGCCTAAAAAAGTTATTGCTATCAAAAAACCTATTGAAATCAAAGACGGAGAAAAATTTGTGCGTGTTGAACCGAGTGATCAAACAATTTTTGATTTTAGTATTGATTTTACGCACCCTGCTATCCGCCAACAACAATACAAATTTGTTTTTAGCACCAAAGCTTATAAGGAAGAAATTGCGCGTGCAAGAACTTTTGGATTCTTGCACGAAGTAAATTATTTGCGCTCTAAAGGATTGGCAAAGGGCGGAGATATGAGTAATTGTATTGTGCTTGATGAAAGCCGTATTCTCAATAAAGAAGGTTTGCGTTACAAAGAAGAATTCGTCCGCCACAAAATTCTTGATGCTATTGGCGATATGGCAGTGTTAAATATGCCTTTACTTGGCACTTATGTTTCATTTGCAGGAAGCCATAAGCTTAATCATTTACTTACCAAACAGCTTTTGAGCGATGAGAAGTCTTATGAAATTGTCAATCTTATTGATCAAGAAGAAGAATCTGTATCAGACTTTGCCTATGCAAATGAGATTCAATCCTGA
- a CDS encoding YceI family protein — translation MKKLITLAFFGAICGMPLMAQDYKVDASHSSVGFGVKHMSVSNVKGSFDKFSGKVDVEGKKINALEGEVEITSINTNSNARDKHLIAPDFFDSKKFPKATLKLVKHSGKKLQADVTMRGVTKRVDFNVELNGPVKHPKTGKNIIALTLEGKLNRKDFGIGADTGDMMISDNVDIKIEIEASEA, via the coding sequence ATGAAAAAACTAATCACACTCGCATTTTTTGGTGCAATTTGTGGAATGCCTTTAATGGCTCAAGATTACAAAGTCGATGCAAGCCATTCTTCTGTCGGTTTTGGTGTGAAGCATATGTCAGTGAGCAATGTAAAAGGAAGTTTTGATAAATTTAGCGGAAAAGTTGATGTAGAAGGCAAAAAGATCAACGCACTAGAGGGCGAAGTCGAAATCACTTCAATCAATACTAATTCTAACGCGCGTGATAAGCATCTTATCGCACCAGATTTTTTTGATTCTAAAAAATTCCCCAAAGCGACTTTGAAACTTGTCAAACATAGCGGTAAAAAACTTCAAGCAGATGTTACAATGCGCGGAGTTACTAAGCGAGTAGATTTTAATGTTGAGCTTAATGGTCCTGTCAAACACCCTAAAACAGGTAAAAATATCATTGCTTTGACTTTAGAGGGCAAGCTTAATCGCAAAGATTTTGGTATCGGTGCAGATACAGGTGATATGATGATAAGTGATAATGTCGATATAAAAATCGAAATTGAGGCAAGCGAAGCATAA